The following DNA comes from Salmo trutta chromosome 15, fSalTru1.1, whole genome shotgun sequence.
TGGGCCGTCGGCTGCTCCTGTCCTGTTACACAGGACACCTGGAGGTCCCTCTGAGGGAGCTGGTCAGCTATCTGACGGCAGCGAGCGCACTGCAGATGAGCCACGTGGTGGAGAGGTGTGCCCAGGCCGTCTCTCAGTACCTGGACCCCACCCTGGCCCACCTGAAGCTGGAGAGGAGCCCAGAGACTGAGGggacccctccaccaccaccaccagacagcGTTAAACCCCAACCCAGCTCAGCATGTCTGGACGAGGGGGAGACCCAGGAGGACCCAGAGGACAGGGACCACAGCCTGACCTCAGAAGACACTCTGGACAGTGTCCACATGGTACACACTAACAGCACGTACCCTTACAGCCCGTACCCTTACCCGACGGGCGCCCACAGACGCAAGCAGCGCCCGCCCACGCCATGCAGAGAGTATAGGGCGAGGACCTTCCCCCCAGCAGGAAGTCCTACCAACAGCAGTTCAGGATTGGCTGACAGCTCCCAGGACCAGGAAGTGGGCGAGGACTCTGGAGAGGACATATACATGCTTGCTGCTCGTCATATGCAGGGGGTTGGGGGCGGGTCTCCCGAGTCCTCCTTCAGAGTTCTGACGGGGGCAGAGTTTTCAGGACGGGGACAGGAGATGCTCCTCCAGAGACCCTACCTGTGCAGGAAGTGTGACCGAGGGTTCCACCACCTGGACAGCTACGTGGGACACCTAAAGGAACACAGGCTCTACCCGTGTCTTctctgtgggaagagcttcagccAGAAAAGCAACCTGACCCGACATATCAGGGTTCACACAGGGGTCAAGCCTTTCCAGGTGAGTGGAACGCAACCCTCCACCTTTACTGTGTTTAAAGCACTTTGAGCATCTTGACAAGCTCCTATGTGACTCAGTTGGTAAGCGTGTGGGGCTGTCAGTGCCAGAGTTGTGGGCTGTATAAGAAGTATTTTAGTATTGTttgtatgtaatgtattgtaatctGCTTTGGATGTAACTGTCTGCTAAATttcatatattattattttattactatattattattCCAGTGCCCGCTTTGCCACAAGACTTTTTCCCAGAAGGCCACGCTGCAAGACCACCTTAACCTCCACACAGGGGACAAGCCACACAAGTGCAACTACTGCGCCATCCACTTCGCACACAAACCAGGCCTCCGGCGCCACCTCAAGGACATCCATGGCAAGAGCAGCCTTCAGAACATGTTTGAGGAGGTGGTGTGAGCCTGGGAGCTGATGGACTTCTGCAGCAAGAGACTTCTGAGTTAATCATACCAGTGCCTAAATTAAAACTACAAAGAATTAAAACTACAGAGAATTAGAACTACAAAGAATTAAAACTACAAAGAATTAAAACTACAGAGAATTAGAACTACAAAGAATTAAAACTACAAGAATTAAAACTACAAAGAATTAGAACTACAAAGAATTAAAACTACAAAGAATTAGAACTACAAAGAATTAAAACTACAGAGAATTAGAACTACAAACAATTGAAACTACAAAAAAATAGAACTACAAACAATTTAAACTACAAATAATTAGAACTACAAAGACAAGAAGGAAACTAGTGTAAATGTATTATAGATGCCAGTATATATTCAACTTGTCTGCCTCTAATGATGTAGCTAGAGTTTTAGCACAGACCAATGTCTAAATGAAAACTATGTAGAAGAACAGGCCAGGTGGGAGAAGTAGACTAAACTAGAGTGGAATGAAAAGATATTGACGATAAAAGTTCTCCAAATGACCAACTGAAGATGATTTTTCACTAGTTTGCCTCTTTCCTAATGTGTTTTTGCACTTTATTTTCTCCCCCCATCCTGAGACTAATGAGTGTTTTGATGGACTAGCACAGGAACATACAGAATCAGTCAACAAGCTGTAGCTACGTCACTGCTAtttatatttatgtgtgtgtgtgtgtgtgtgtgtgtgtgtgtgtgtgtgtgtgtgtgtgtgtgtgtgtgtgtgtgtgtgtgtgtgtgtgtgtgtgtgtgtactgtaagaGAAATGTGTCCACCTGTCTGTGTTTCTTTACGATAGATATCTGCTGCTTTGATATATGGCCGTGACGCACAACACCTCGAAGGATCCCATGTGTGTGTTATTTAGAGGATGTTATTAAGCGGATGTTATTAAGAGGATGTTATTATGTTATTAAGAGGATGTTATTTAGAGGATGTTATTATGTTATTAAGAGGATGTTATTAAGAGGATGTTATTATGTTATTAAGAGGATGTTATTAAGAGGATGTTATTATGTTATTAAGAGGATGTTATTAAGAGGATGTTATTATGTTATTTAGAGGATGTTATTAAGAGGATGTTATTAAGAGGATGTTATTTAGAGGATGTTATTATGTTATTAAGAGGATGTTATTTAGAGGATGTTATTAAGAGGATGTTATTATGTTATTAAGAGGATGTTATTTAGAGGATGTTATTAAGAGGATGTTATTAAGAGGATGTTATTTAGAGGATGTTATTAAGAGGATGTTATTTAGAGGATGTTATTAAGAGGATGTTATTAAGAGGCTGTTATTAAGAGGATGTTATTAAGAGGATGTTATTAAGAGGATGTTATTAAGAGGATGTTATTTAGAGGATGTTATTAAGAGGATGTTATTAAGAGGATGTTATTAAGAGGATGTTATTAAGAGGATGTTATTAAGAGGATGTTATTAAGAGGATGTTATTATGTTATTAAGAGGATGTTATTAAGAGGTTGATCTTTAGAGGATGTTATTAAGAGGATGTTATTAAGAGGTTGATCTTTAGAGGATGTTATTTAGAGGATGTTATTAAGAGGATGTTATTTAGAGGATGTTATTAAGAGGTTGATCTTTAGAGGATGTTATTAAGAGGATGTTATTAAGAGGATGTTATTTAGAGGATGTTATTAAGAGGATGTTATTAAGAGGATGTTATTTAGAGGATGTTATTTAGAGGATGTTATTATGTTATTTAGAGGATATTATTTAGAGGATGTTATTTAGAGGATGTTATTTAGAGGATGTTATTAAGAGGATGTTATTAAGAGGATGTTATTTAGAGGATGTTATTTAGAGGATGTTATTAAGAGGATGTTATTAAGAGGATGTTATTAATAGGATGAAATTAAGAGGATGTTATTAAGAGGATGTTATTTAGAGGGTGTTATTTAGAGGATGTTATTAAGAGGATGTTATTAAGAGGATGTTATTTAGAGGATGTTATTAAGAGGATGTTATTTAGAGGATGTTATTAAGAGGATGTTATTAAGAGGATGTTATTAAGAGGCTGTTATTAAGAGGATGTTATTAAGAGGATGTTATTTAGAGGATGTTATTAAGAGGATATTAAGAGGATGTTATTTAGAGGATGTTATTAAGAGGATGTTATTAAGAGGATGTTATTAAGAGGCTGTTATTAAGAGGGTGTTATTTAGAGGATGTTATTAAGAGGGTGTTATTAAGAGGATGTTATTAAGAGGATGTTATTAAGAGGGTGTTTTGGTTTTACTACTTGACTTGTGAAGCACCTGTAAACATTGTAAACTGAAAATAGTGAAGTAGTTTTATGCTGATTGACAAATCAGACATTGCTAATTTTAGGTAACTTTGCAAATGTAACATTAGCTGTCTCTTTTCATATGAATATTGCATAATGTCTGATTGATTAAATGTGTGTCTGTTTAAATCAGCAGTTCTCTTGTCATGGTTGTAGTGTTTTTAACTGCATACTGTGCTGTAGACTTTTATAGATGGCCACAAGGTGGCACCTGCAGTATTGGATAATGTGAATTTCAtctttctgacatttcacttggAATAAAGAGCTCACTTGTAGACAGTCATTCTCCAAGAACACGTAATCATggaatgtgttggtgtgtgtaggaATGGAATGTATTAATCAAAAAGTTTTTTTGCGTAAATGAGTGCTCTATAATATGTTGGTGTttctgtgtgttggtctgtaGGGCTATGTGTTCTGCATGGAGATGTAGAGTGAGAGAGGCAGTGGTATGCCCCAGTATATAACCTGAGTCATCTGTGTTTCTCACTGAGCCCCAGTATATAACCTGAGTCATCTGTGTGCCTCATTGAGCCCCAATATATAACCTGAGTCATCTGTGTGCCTCATTGAGCCCCAGTATATAACCTGAGTCATCTGTGTACCTCACTGAGCCCCAGTATATAACCTGAGTCATCTGTGTACCTCACTGAGCCGTGTACCTCACTGAGCCCCAGTGTATAACCTGAGTCATCTGTGTACCTCACTGAGCCCCAGTATATAACCTGAGTCATCTGTGTACCTCACTGAGCCCCAGTATATCATCTGAGTCATCTGTGTACCTCACTGAGCCCCAGTATATAACCTGAGTCATCTGTGTACCTCACTGAGCCCCAGTATATAACCTGAGTCATCTGTGTACCTCACTGAGCCCCAGTATATAACCTGAGTCATCTGTGTACCTCACTGAGCCCCAGTATATAACCTGAGTCATCTGTGTACCTCATTGAGCCCCAGTATATCATCTGAGTCATCTGTGTACCTCACTGAGCCCCAGTATATAACCTGAGTCATCTGTGTACCTCACTGAGCCCCAGTATATAACCTGAGTCATCTGTGTACCTCACTGAGCCCCAGTATATAACCTGAGTCATCTGTGTACCTCACTGAGCCGTGTACCTCACTGAACCCCAGTGTATAACCTGAGTCATCTGTGTACCTCACTGAGCCCCAGTATATAAGCTGAGTCATCTGTGTACCTCACTGAGCCCCAGTATATAACCTTAGTCATCTGTGTACCTCACTGAGCCCTAGTGTATAACCTGAGTAATCTGTGTACCTCACTGAGCCCCAGTATATATTCTGAGTCATCTGTGTACCTCACTGAGCCCCAGTATATAACCTGAGTCATCTGTGTACCTCACTGAGCCCCAGTATATAACCTGAGTCATCTGTGTACCTCATTGAGCCCCAGTATATCATCTGAGTCATCTGTGTACCTCACTGAGCCCCAGTATATAACCTGAGTCATCTGTGTACCTCACTGAGCCCCAGTATATAACCTGAGTCATCTGTGTTTCTCACTGAGCCCCAGTATATAACCTGAGTCATCTGTGTACCTCACTGAGCCCCAGTATATAACCTGAGTCATCTGTGTTTCTCACTGAGCCCCAGTATATAACCTGAGTCATCTGTGTACCTCACTGAGCCCCAGTATATAACCTGAGTCATCTGTGTACCTCACTGAGCCCCAGTATATCATCTGAGTCATCTGTGTACCTCACTGAGCCCCAGTATATAACCTGAGTCATCTGTGTACCTCACTGAGCCCCAGTATATAACCTGAGTCATCTGTGTACCTCACTGAGCCCCAGTATATAACCTGAGTCATCTGTGTACCTCACTGAGCCCCAGTATATAACCTGAGTCATCTGTGTACCTCATTGAGCCCCAGTATATCATCTGAGTCATCTGTGTACCTCACTGAGCCCCAGTATATAACCTGAGTCATCTGTGTACCTCACTGAGCCCCAGTATATAACCTGAGTCATCTGTGTACCTCACTGAGCCCCAGTATATAACCTGAGTCATCTGTGTACCTCACTGAGCCGTGTACCTCACTGAGCCCCAGTGTATAACCTGAGTCATCTGTGTACCTCACTGAGCCCCAGTATATAAGCTGAGTCATCTGTGTACCTCACTGAGCCCCAGTATATAACCTTAGTCATCTGTGTACCTCACTGAGCCCTAGTGTATAACCTGAGTAATCTGTGTACCTCACTGAGCCCCAG
Coding sequences within:
- the LOC115149407 gene encoding zinc finger and BTB domain-containing protein 26-like; amino-acid sequence: MSSSFSGSLQFRFSSPVHDDSILQKMSLLREDRRFCDVTLVLGSGSFRFPGHRVVLAASSAFLRDQFLLHEGSRELLVTVVPSAEVGRRLLLSCYTGHLEVPLRELVSYLTAASALQMSHVVERCAQAVSQYLDPTLAHLKLERSPETEGTPPPPPPDSVKPQPSSACLDEGETQEDPEDRDHSLTSEDTLDSVHMVHTNSTYPYSPYPYPTGAHRRKQRPPTPCREYRARTFPPAGSPTNSSSGLADSSQDQEVGEDSGEDIYMLAARHMQGVGGGSPESSFRVLTGAEFSGRGQEMLLQRPYLCRKCDRGFHHLDSYVGHLKEHRLYPCLLCGKSFSQKSNLTRHIRVHTGVKPFQCPLCHKTFSQKATLQDHLNLHTGDKPHKCNYCAIHFAHKPGLRRHLKDIHGKSSLQNMFEEVV